Proteins encoded by one window of Streptomyces uncialis:
- a CDS encoding GNAT family N-acetyltransferase: MNIRTVSFGHTDAVKLNGRVQREYAERYGDEGDITPLDPTMFDPPVGIYLIAYDENGTALATGGWRRQEANGHGYADGDAEIKRMYVTPEARGLGLARRILASLESDARAAGRTRMVLETGTEQPEAIALYESSGYAPCDKFGYYRDSDLSRCYAKTLVP, translated from the coding sequence ATGAATATACGAACCGTCTCCTTCGGTCACACGGACGCCGTGAAGCTCAACGGCCGCGTGCAGCGCGAGTACGCGGAGCGCTACGGCGACGAAGGCGACATCACCCCGCTGGACCCCACGATGTTCGATCCACCGGTCGGTATCTACCTGATCGCGTACGACGAGAACGGTACCGCCCTGGCCACGGGCGGCTGGCGCCGCCAGGAGGCGAACGGTCACGGCTACGCGGACGGCGACGCCGAGATCAAGCGCATGTACGTGACGCCCGAGGCCCGTGGTCTCGGGCTGGCCCGCCGCATCCTCGCCTCGCTGGAGTCCGATGCACGCGCGGCCGGCCGTACCCGCATGGTCCTGGAGACGGGCACCGAGCAGCCGGAGGCCATCGCCCTGTACGAGTCCAGCGGCTATGCGCCCTGCGACAAGTTCGGCTACTACCGCGACAGCGATCTCAGCCGCTGCTACGCCAAGACGCTGGTCCCGTAG
- a CDS encoding TRAP transporter large permease subunit, producing MNAIFALVAFIGAIIVWNVGVKRNIGEAMVIGFLVSAAFAGTDAPRVIWESLVEGLKSEITFAALAFVFVSELLTRTGLVQRMIDILSSMLGRREGGSAYAATVSAGLFGAVAHNGAAIVATIGSITIPWMKRSKASGETAALVLAGNAGVGATFPFSGAFFILLAAPTVLPVLKAQDVVGTIFVVGAWMVAMRLVIAYVIVKRRGVGAMAPEDIHPLRRSFAAGWTSLIVLAAIAVPIVLTASPTSDLIGDRLGGLDVSDAVPLLVWLPVVMLLAGLVVERRSLPRGGGEWWTLLAEISPKLGLIGVTMVSAFAASNVLNTLGIGEQLAPYMERLEGVPQIVAALVVGLVVVIVAGPLNTTSTLAAVGPVAFAALLAADVPPYIAFAAIIVWASSEGCSPPGAAPLYVAAGIASINPVRIFVPVTLYYLVPSYLMGVLMVVGAIWIPG from the coding sequence ATGAACGCGATATTCGCACTGGTCGCCTTCATCGGGGCCATCATCGTGTGGAACGTAGGGGTCAAGCGCAACATCGGCGAAGCCATGGTCATCGGCTTCCTCGTCAGTGCCGCGTTCGCCGGCACGGACGCGCCGCGCGTGATCTGGGAGAGCCTCGTCGAGGGGCTGAAGTCGGAGATCACCTTCGCCGCCCTGGCCTTCGTCTTCGTCAGCGAACTGCTGACGAGGACAGGGCTCGTGCAGCGGATGATCGACATCCTCAGCTCGATGCTCGGCCGCCGCGAGGGCGGCTCCGCCTACGCGGCGACGGTCTCGGCCGGTCTCTTCGGCGCCGTCGCGCACAACGGCGCGGCGATCGTGGCCACCATCGGTTCCATCACCATCCCCTGGATGAAGCGCTCCAAGGCGAGCGGTGAGACCGCGGCACTGGTCCTCGCCGGGAACGCGGGCGTCGGCGCCACCTTCCCGTTCAGCGGGGCCTTCTTCATCCTGCTGGCGGCGCCGACCGTACTGCCGGTCCTCAAGGCGCAGGACGTCGTCGGCACGATCTTCGTCGTGGGCGCCTGGATGGTCGCGATGCGGCTGGTCATCGCCTACGTCATCGTCAAACGGCGGGGCGTGGGCGCGATGGCGCCGGAGGACATCCATCCGCTCCGGCGGTCCTTCGCGGCCGGCTGGACCTCGCTGATCGTCCTGGCCGCCATCGCGGTGCCGATCGTCCTGACCGCGTCCCCGACCAGCGATCTCATCGGCGACCGGCTGGGCGGACTGGACGTCTCCGACGCCGTGCCGCTGCTGGTGTGGCTGCCGGTGGTGATGCTGCTCGCCGGACTGGTGGTCGAGCGGCGGTCGCTGCCGCGCGGCGGCGGGGAGTGGTGGACACTGCTGGCGGAGATCAGTCCTAAACTCGGGCTGATCGGCGTCACGATGGTGTCGGCCTTCGCCGCCTCCAATGTGCTGAACACCCTGGGCATCGGCGAACAGCTCGCCCCCTATATGGAGCGACTGGAGGGCGTGCCGCAGATCGTCGCGGCACTCGTCGTCGGACTCGTCGTGGTGATCGTCGCGGGCCCCCTCAACACGACCTCCACCCTCGCGGCCGTCGGGCCCGTCGCCTTCGCCGCCCTGCTGGCGGCCGACGTTCCGCCGTACATCGCCTTCGCCGCCATCATCGTGTGGGCCTCGTCCGAGGGCTGCTCGCCACCGGGCGCCGCACCGCTGTACGTGGCCGCGGGCATCGCCTCCATCAACCCGGTGCGGATCTTCGTCCCGGTCACGCTCTACTACCTCGTGCCCTCCTACCTCATGGGCGTGCTGATGGTGGTGGGAGCGATATGGATACCCGGATGA
- a CDS encoding SDR family oxidoreductase, which yields MTSPRTSPLEGRVAVVTGAARGIGELLARKLSARGARIALVGLEPDALEQVAGRLRTDSDHWYADVTDHTAMARVAQEVRDRFGRVDIVVANAGVASGGLFLDSDPDAWRRVVEVNLIGSAVTARAFLPHLIATRGYLLQIASLAAIAPAPMMTAYCASKSGVEAFAHSLRAEVGHKGVRVGVGYLSWTDTDMVRGADEDDVMRELRERLPWPSNRTNPPGPAVDRLVAGIERRSGHVYAQWWLRGMQSVRSCLPTLIGAVGQREMRRVEPRLGTVGRGLVGAGGAADEAARGTGGSDGRSTT from the coding sequence ATGACCAGCCCCCGTACGTCCCCTCTGGAAGGCAGGGTCGCCGTCGTCACGGGCGCCGCGCGCGGCATCGGTGAACTGCTCGCCCGCAAGCTGTCCGCGCGCGGTGCCCGTATCGCATTGGTGGGCCTGGAACCGGACGCCTTGGAACAGGTCGCCGGGCGGCTGCGCACCGACAGCGACCACTGGTACGCCGATGTCACCGACCACACGGCCATGGCCCGCGTGGCCCAGGAGGTCCGTGACCGCTTCGGGCGGGTCGACATCGTCGTCGCCAACGCGGGTGTGGCCTCCGGCGGTCTCTTCCTGGACTCGGACCCGGACGCCTGGCGACGGGTCGTCGAGGTGAACCTCATCGGCTCGGCGGTCACGGCCCGCGCGTTCCTGCCGCATCTGATCGCGACACGGGGCTACCTCCTCCAGATCGCCTCGCTCGCGGCGATCGCCCCCGCGCCGATGATGACCGCGTACTGCGCGTCGAAGTCGGGCGTCGAGGCGTTCGCGCACAGCCTGCGCGCCGAGGTCGGGCACAAGGGCGTACGGGTCGGGGTCGGCTATCTGTCGTGGACCGACACCGACATGGTCCGGGGCGCCGACGAGGACGACGTGATGCGTGAGCTGCGGGAACGTCTGCCGTGGCCGTCGAACCGCACCAACCCGCCGGGCCCCGCCGTCGACCGGCTCGTCGCGGGCATCGAACGCCGCTCCGGCCATGTCTACGCGCAGTGGTGGCTGCGCGGTATGCAGTCGGTACGGAGCTGTCTGCCCACACTGATCGGCGCGGTCGGACAGCGCGAGATGCGGCGCGTCGAACCCCGGCTCGGCACCGTGGGACGGGGTCTGGTCGGAGCGGGCGGCGCCGCCGACGAGGCCGCGCGGGGTACGGGCGGCTCCGACGGCCGCTCCACCACCTGA
- a CDS encoding exodeoxyribonuclease III: protein MLTVTSVNVNGLRAAAKKGFVEWLADTSADVLCLQEVRAEPEQLPDTVRAPDGWHTVHAPAAAKGRAGVSLMTRREPDAVRVGFGSTEFDGSGRYVEADLPGVTVASLYLPSGEVGTERQDEKVRFMDAFLSYVKELRERAAADGREVLVCGDWNIAHREADLKNWRSNKKNSGFLPEERAWVDRVLDAQDGGYVDVFRRLHPEVEGPYSWWSYRGKAFDNDSGWRIDYHMATPALAERALKATVERAASYDLRWSDHAPVTVVYGA, encoded by the coding sequence TTGCTGACTGTGACCTCTGTGAACGTGAACGGTCTGCGGGCCGCGGCGAAGAAGGGCTTCGTCGAGTGGCTCGCGGACACGTCCGCCGATGTGCTCTGCCTCCAGGAGGTCCGGGCCGAGCCGGAGCAGCTGCCGGACACGGTCCGGGCACCGGACGGCTGGCACACCGTGCACGCCCCCGCCGCGGCCAAGGGACGTGCCGGGGTGTCCCTGATGACCCGCAGGGAGCCCGACGCGGTGCGTGTCGGCTTCGGCTCGACGGAGTTCGACGGCAGTGGCCGCTATGTGGAGGCGGACCTGCCCGGGGTCACCGTCGCCAGCCTGTATCTGCCCTCAGGTGAGGTCGGCACCGAACGGCAGGACGAGAAGGTGCGCTTCATGGACGCGTTCCTGTCCTATGTGAAGGAGCTCAGGGAGCGGGCGGCGGCGGACGGCAGGGAGGTCCTTGTCTGCGGTGACTGGAACATCGCCCACCGTGAGGCCGACCTCAAGAACTGGCGCAGCAACAAGAAGAACTCCGGCTTCCTGCCCGAGGAACGCGCCTGGGTCGACCGTGTCCTCGACGCCCAGGACGGCGGCTACGTGGACGTCTTCCGGCGGCTGCACCCCGAGGTCGAAGGGCCCTACTCCTGGTGGTCGTACCGGGGGAAGGCGTTCGACAACGACAGCGGCTGGCGTATCGACTACCACATGGCGACCCCCGCACTCGCGGAACGCGCGCTCAAGGCAACTGTGGAGCGCGCCGCCAGCTACGACCTGCGCTGGTCGGACCACGCACCTGTCACCGTCGTGTACGGCGCCTGA